In Helianthus annuus cultivar XRQ/B chromosome 9, HanXRQr2.0-SUNRISE, whole genome shotgun sequence, the following are encoded in one genomic region:
- the LOC110913117 gene encoding uncharacterized protein LOC110913117, with protein MVFIRFAGFIHAILLVSFALQSLSVHGLHHQERRLVERNSIQETQENDPSLKKASNKGFKPVQEYVAETLEIGSGSNVVRIGGRKMARMLKEDGEMASRSSTGDVQKLKTEADMHASKKGPQDFLNNQLGQENESEEMTVSPSQSALKEDFSCSSESPSSFRANKLFPGDHQSNEWKKVLEEADKKVMQMMRRDYGGMRRPRRKPPINNDEPRN; from the exons ATGGTGTTCATAAGGTTTGCAGGCTTCATACATGCTATTCTCCTTGTTTCATTTGCTCTACAAAGTCTTTCTGTACATGGTCTTCATCATCAAG AAAGGAGATTAGTGGAAAGAAATTCAATCCAAGAGACTCAAGAAAATGATCCATCTCTTAAAAAGGCATCCAATAAGGGCTTTAAACCTGTTCAG GAATATGTTGCTGAAACTTTGGAGATCGGTAGCGGATCGAATGTAGTGCGAATAGGGGGAAGGAAAATGGCAAGGATGTTGAAGGAAGATGGAGAAATGGCTTCAAGATCAAGCACAGGTGATGTCCAGAAGTTGAAGACGGAAGCAG ATATGCATGCTTCAAAGAAAGGACCACAAGACTTCTTGAATAATCAATTA GGACAAGAAAATGAGTCCGAAGAGATGACCGTAAGCCCTAGCCAAAGCGCGCTAAAAGAAGATTTTTCTTGTTCTAGTGAAAGTCCCTCAAGTTTTCGTGCCAACAAGTTGTTTCCTGGTGATCATCAAAGCAATGAATGGAAAAAAGTACTTGAAGAAGCCGACAAGAAAGTAATGCAAATGATGCGAAGGGACTACGGTGGCATGAGGAGGCCACGACGGAAGCCTCCGATCAACAACGACGAGCCTAGAAACTGA